The Salvia splendens isolate huo1 chromosome 21, SspV2, whole genome shotgun sequence genome includes a window with the following:
- the LOC121784783 gene encoding heat shock protein 90-6, mitochondrial-like, translating to MHSLSRRSVTAVLRSGAARHCPIYSLEHHLSGESDPTKRWCSVLTSGGNKAIGATTSFNLKKGPLMGCRYETTAAASSPPPPAEKYEYQAEVSRLMDLIVNSLYSNKDVFLRELISNASDALDKLRFLAVTQPDLLKDSVDLDIRIQTDKDNGIITLTDSGIGMTRQELVDCLGTIAQSGTAKFLKALKDSKDSGADSNLIGQFGVGFYSAFLVAERVEVSTKSPKSDKQYVWESEANSSSYTIREETDPAKLIPRGTRLTLYLKHDDKGFAHPERVEKLVKNYSQFVSFPIYTWQEKGYTKEVEVDEEPTDANKDEQNETTEKKKKTKTVVERYWDWELTNETQPIWLRNPKEVTKEDYNEFYKKTFNDYLEPLASSHFTTEGEVEFRSILYVPSMTASGNDDMINPKTKNIRLFVKRVFISDDFDGELFPRYLSFIKGVVDSNDLPLNVSREILQESRIVRIMKKRLVRKAFDMILGISLSDDREDYMNFWRNYGKHMKLGCIEDRENHKRIAPLLRFFSSQSEEDVISLDEYVDNMKADQKDIYFIAADSVTSARNTPFLEKLVEKDIEVLFLVDPIDEVAIQNLKSYKDKNFVDISKEDLDLGDKDEERDKEMKQEFGSTCDWIKKQLGERVASVQVSNRLRTSPCVLAAGKFGWSANMERLMKAQNVGDTSSFDFMKGRRVLEINPEHPIIKSLNEACKSSPNDADALKAIDLLYETALFSSGFTPESPAELGGKIYEMMNMALLGKWGSSTAAHSQQQVDATSVEAEVVEPAEVNAQK from the exons ATGCACAGCTTATCCAGGCGTTCCGTCACCGCCGTCCTCCGCAGCGGCGCTGCTCGCCATTGCCCCATTTATTCGCTCGAACATCATCTC TCTGGAGAGAGTGATCCAACAAAGAGATGGTGCTCTGTGCTGACATCTGGTGGAAACAAAGCTATTGGTGCCACCACATCATTTAATCTGAAAAAAGGTCCTCTTATGGGGTGTCGGTATGAGACAACTGCTGCTGCCTCTAGTCCACCTCCACCAGCTGAAAAATATGAGTACCAAGCAGAG GTTAGCCGCCTCATGGACCTTATTGTGAATAGCTTATATAGCAACAAGGATGTATTTCTTCGTGAGCTTATCAG TAATGCAAGTGATGCATTGGACAAGCTGCGTTTCCTTGCTGTCACTCAGCCTGATCTTTTGAAGGATTCTGTTGATCTTGACATACGTATCCAGACGGACAAAGATAACGGAATAATTACACTTAC AGATTCTGGGATTGGCATGACTAGGCAGGAACTTGTTGATTGTCTTGGTACTATTGCACAAAGTGGAACTGCTAAGTTTTTGAAGGCTTTGAAG gaTAGCAAGGATTCTGGTGCTGACAGCAATTTAATTGGTCAGTTTGGGGTGGGATTCTATTCAGCATTCCTTGTTGCTGAGAGG GTTGAGGTCTCAACGAAGAGCCCTAAGTCCGATAAGCAGTATGTATGGGAAAGTGAAGCAAACTCTAGTTCCTATACCATCCGAGAAGAGACTGATCCCGCAAAGCTTATTCCAAGGGGGACCCGTCTCACTCTATATCTTAAG CATGATGATAAAGGCTTTGCACATCCAGAAAGAGTCGAGAAGCTTGTTAAGAATTACTCACAATTTGTTTCCTTCCCAATTTACACATGGCAAGAAAAGGGATACACGAAAGAG GTTGAGGTTGATGAGGAGCCTACCGATGCTAACAAGGATGAGCAAAATGAGACAACCGAG aaaaagaagaagaccAAGACTGTAGTTGAGCGATATTGGGATTGGGAGCTTACAAATGAGACACAGCCAATATGG CTGCGTAACCCTAAAGAAGTTACAAAGGAGGACTACAACGAGTTCTACAAGAAAACGTTTAACGATTATTTAGAACCCCTTGCCTCTTCACACTTTACGACCGAG GGTGAGGTGGAGTTTAGGTCTATCCTGTATGTGCCATCCATGACAGCCTCAGGAAATGATGACATGATCAACCCCAAGACGAAGAATATAAGGCTGTTTGTAAAAAGAGTATTCATATCTGATGATTTTGATGGTGAATTg TTCCCACGGTATTTGAGCTTCATCAAGGGTGTTGTTGATTCAAATGATCTTCCTCTAAACGTCTCACGCGAAATCCTTCAAGAAAGTCGTATT GTTCGCATTATGAAGAAACGTCTGGTGCGCAAGGCCTTTGACATGATCCTCGGCATATCTTTGAGTGATGATAGAGAG GACTATATGAATTTCTGGAGGAATTATGGCAAACACATGAAATTAGGTTGCATCGAGGATCGTGAGAACCACAAACGCATCGCTCCGTTGCTTCGATTTTTTTCATCTCAAAGCGAGGAGGATGTTATCAGCTTGGATGAGTATGTTGACAACATGAAAGCTGATCAGaaagatatttatttcattGCGGCGGACAGCGTAACTAGTGCAAGGAATACACCCTTCTTGGAGAAACTTGTCGAAAAGGATATTGAG GTTCTGTTCTTAGTGGACCCTATAGATGAGGTTGCTATCCAGAATCTGAAATCTTACAAGGACAAGAACTTTGTTGATATCAGCAAAGAAGATTTAGATCTGG GCGACAAGgatgaagaaagagataaagagatgaAGCAAGAGTTTGGCAGCACTTGTGACTGGATTAAGAAACAGTTGGGTGAGAGAGTTGCTAGTGTTCAAGTCTCAAACCGTCTCAGAACATCACCTTGTGTCCTTGCAGCTGGCAAGTTTGGCTGGTCTGCAAATATGGAAAG GCTTATGAAGGCACAAAATGTTGGTGACACATCCTCCTTTGATTTTATGAAAGGCAGGAGAGTTCTTGAAATCAATCCAGAACATCCTATCATCAAAAGTTTAAAT GAGGCTTGCAAGAGTAGTCCAAACGATGCAGATGCCTTGAAGGCCATTGATCTGTTGTACGAGACAGCTCTATTTTCCAGTGGTTTCACT CCTGAGAGTCCTGCTGAGCTTGGAGGAAAGATTTATGAGATGATGAACATGGCACTTTTGGGAAAGTGGGGTTCATCTACTGCTGCTCACTCTCAGCAACAAGTTGACGCCACATCTGTCGAAGCTGAGGTTGTTGAGCCTGCAGAAGTCAATGCTCAAAAATGA